The DNA region CTTAATTTATGCGTTATAAATCCAGCGGCTTGATAGGCGACAGCACGGCAGCAGGGTCATCTTCCCAGTCCACATCAGGATCGTCTACGTAAAGCTCAATCTCATTGCCATCAGGGTCGTAAAGATAGAGACTCTTGGTGACGGTGTGGTCACTCAACCCTTTCACTTGAACACCGGCCGATTGTAATTCATCGTAAGCCTTCCGAAGCTCATCTAATGAATCCCCAATCTTGAAGCCGGCATG from Candidatus Neomarinimicrobiota bacterium includes:
- a CDS encoding VOC family protein: MRTHYLGHIVFYVRDLDASLNFYAELLGLRRIEGSNLPFKAAALTSGRTHHELLLIEVGDAPGPQPGPRRGFYHAGFKIGDSLDELRKAYDELQSAGVQVKGLSDHTVTKSLYLYDPDGNEIELYVDDPDVDWEDDPAAVLSPIKPLDL